One window of Alkalibacter saccharofermentans DSM 14828 genomic DNA carries:
- a CDS encoding acyl carrier protein, protein METLLEMLKDMHPEVDFENNDKLIDQGILDSFDIVSLIAEIDNEYGVTIPPESIIPENFNSAKALYALIEKLED, encoded by the coding sequence ATGGAAACTTTATTGGAAATGCTGAAAGACATGCACCCGGAAGTGGATTTTGAAAATAACGACAAGCTAATAGACCAAGGCATATTAGATTCTTTTGACATAGTGTCGCTTATTGCGGAAATAGACAACGAATACGGAGTAACCATACCACCGGAATCCATAATACCCGAAAATTTCAACTCAGCAAAGGCATTGTACGCATTAATAGAAAAACTGGAAGACTAA
- a CDS encoding amino acid adenylation domain-containing protein, which translates to MQINILEYLEQTVKRLPDKTAYADEQEKLSFLEVYDRARVIGSYLSGKGLYKEPVAVFMKKQPATAVAYFGAIYAGCFYVPLDQEMGLNRIEMILEKMKPKAAICDESTVDLMKTLNYKVKIFTYEDISVGEIDELSLSSIRDKAIDFDPIYTVFTSGSTGTPKGVIANHRSVIDYIDNLMEVLKADEDTVFGNQTPFYLDASLKEVLGTIKCGATTYIIPKSHFMFPVKLVECLNEYKINTVCWVVTALVIISSFKVLEKAVPEYLHTIAFGSEVFPIKQFNLWRKHLPDARFINLYGPTEATGMSCYYEVNRVFELDDPIPIGKPFKNTQVLLLNDKDEEAAAGELGEICIRGVGVTLGYYNDLERTREAYVQNPTCKAYPEIIYRTGDLGRYNERGELIFVSRRDYQIKHMGHRIELGEIEVCANTVDDVESACCIYDSHKSRIVLFYTGAAIGKDVIMYLKEKLPRYMVPNHIVNLEALPLTTNGKIDRIKLADKI; encoded by the coding sequence TTGCAGATAAACATACTTGAATACCTGGAACAGACAGTAAAGAGGCTGCCGGATAAAACGGCCTATGCCGATGAACAAGAAAAGTTGTCCTTTTTAGAAGTATACGATAGAGCAAGAGTTATCGGTAGCTATTTATCCGGAAAGGGATTATATAAAGAGCCGGTGGCGGTTTTCATGAAAAAACAGCCGGCAACCGCAGTCGCTTATTTTGGCGCTATATACGCAGGGTGCTTTTACGTTCCATTAGATCAAGAAATGGGACTTAACAGGATAGAGATGATTCTGGAAAAGATGAAACCCAAAGCTGCAATATGCGATGAATCGACTGTGGACCTTATGAAAACGTTGAATTATAAAGTAAAGATATTTACTTATGAGGATATATCGGTTGGGGAAATAGATGAATTGTCGTTGTCGTCAATCAGGGATAAAGCAATCGACTTTGACCCCATATATACGGTTTTCACCTCTGGATCTACCGGAACCCCTAAGGGCGTGATTGCCAATCACCGATCGGTAATAGATTATATTGATAATCTGATGGAGGTCCTTAAAGCTGACGAGGATACAGTGTTTGGAAATCAGACGCCTTTTTATTTGGATGCATCATTAAAAGAGGTGCTTGGAACCATAAAATGCGGTGCAACTACTTATATAATTCCAAAGTCTCATTTCATGTTTCCCGTGAAGCTGGTTGAGTGCTTGAATGAATATAAAATAAATACGGTCTGTTGGGTGGTTACCGCACTGGTGATAATATCCTCATTTAAGGTGCTGGAAAAGGCCGTGCCCGAATATCTCCATACCATAGCCTTCGGAAGCGAGGTTTTTCCTATCAAGCAGTTTAATCTCTGGAGAAAGCATTTGCCTGATGCCAGGTTCATTAATCTGTACGGACCTACTGAAGCCACAGGAATGAGCTGCTACTATGAAGTAAACAGGGTTTTTGAGTTGGACGATCCCATACCTATAGGAAAGCCCTTTAAAAACACCCAGGTGCTTCTGCTAAATGATAAGGATGAAGAGGCTGCTGCCGGAGAGCTCGGCGAGATATGCATAAGAGGAGTGGGAGTAACGCTGGGATACTACAACGACCTTGAACGAACAAGAGAAGCATACGTTCAAAACCCTACATGCAAGGCATATCCTGAGATAATATACAGAACTGGAGATCTAGGGAGATACAACGAAAGAGGAGAGCTGATTTTTGTATCTAGAAGAGACTACCAGATAAAGCATATGGGACACCGGATTGAACTAGGAGAAATAGAGGTATGTGCAAATACAGTAGATGATGTTGAAAGCGCATGCTGCATTTACGATAGCCATAAAAGCAGGATTGTGCTGTTTTATACCGGCGCGGCGATTGGTAAAGATGTAATTATGTACCTAAAGGAAAAGCTTCCAAGGTACATGGTGCCAAACCATATAGTAAACCTTGAAGCTTTGCCGCTGACAACAAACGGCAAGATTGACAGGATAAAATTGGCTGATAAAATTTAA